A DNA window from Pseudarthrobacter sp. W1I19 contains the following coding sequences:
- a CDS encoding hemolysin family protein, whose protein sequence is MTPLLLVAMALAFLGIAAVLTAAEAAFNFLPRHDAEEALLKSRGTAMRRILAQPVAHIRALRFWRIWFEMASAVAVAVLLYSLLDNMWLAGLAATGIMALLGFVIVGVSPRQLGRLHSAAVVRFTAPMIRFLTWVLGPIPGWLVTVGSAAAPGAPTGDEAFFSEQEFRELVDRASESDMIEDTEAEMIQSVFDFGDTLVRAVMVPRTDILSVEAGSSLRRAMSLFLRSGYSRMPVIGEDTDHILGIVYLKDVAAVLHELAPDEEPPLVDSLVREVRYVPESKPVSDLLRELQKESTHVAIVIDEYGGTAGLVTLEDLIEEIVGEIVDEYDTESAEAVELDDGSYRVSARMSIDDLGELFDIELDDDEVDTVGGLLAKALGRVPIVGSHVEVDGVSLRADRLEGRRNRVSHIIAAPVPKVDTDLEDLFQEAEATQQGVPREQEK, encoded by the coding sequence GTGACGCCTTTGCTCCTCGTCGCGATGGCCCTGGCTTTCCTGGGTATTGCGGCAGTACTGACCGCGGCCGAAGCCGCCTTCAATTTCCTCCCGCGCCACGATGCGGAAGAAGCGCTCCTGAAAAGCCGCGGCACCGCCATGCGGCGGATCCTGGCCCAGCCGGTTGCCCATATCCGGGCCCTGCGGTTCTGGCGCATCTGGTTCGAGATGGCCTCGGCGGTTGCCGTCGCCGTCCTCCTTTACAGCCTGCTGGACAACATGTGGCTTGCGGGCCTGGCTGCCACTGGCATCATGGCCCTGCTGGGATTCGTTATTGTGGGCGTCTCACCGCGCCAGCTCGGCAGGCTGCATTCGGCTGCCGTGGTGCGGTTCACCGCGCCCATGATCCGCTTCCTCACCTGGGTCCTGGGACCCATCCCGGGCTGGCTCGTGACGGTGGGAAGCGCGGCGGCCCCCGGTGCGCCCACCGGTGATGAGGCGTTCTTCAGCGAGCAGGAATTCCGCGAGCTGGTGGACCGGGCCAGCGAATCGGACATGATCGAGGACACCGAGGCGGAGATGATCCAGTCCGTCTTCGACTTCGGCGACACCCTGGTCCGGGCCGTTATGGTGCCCCGGACCGACATCCTCAGTGTTGAAGCGGGCTCCAGCCTCCGCCGGGCCATGTCACTCTTCCTCCGTTCGGGATACTCCAGGATGCCGGTGATCGGCGAAGACACCGACCATATCCTGGGCATTGTCTACCTCAAGGACGTGGCGGCCGTCCTCCATGAGCTGGCACCGGATGAGGAACCGCCTCTGGTGGATTCCCTGGTCCGTGAAGTCCGGTATGTTCCAGAATCAAAGCCGGTCAGCGACCTGCTCCGGGAGCTGCAGAAAGAATCCACGCACGTAGCCATCGTGATTGACGAATACGGCGGCACCGCCGGACTCGTCACCCTTGAGGACCTGATTGAGGAAATCGTGGGCGAAATCGTGGACGAGTACGACACCGAAAGTGCCGAGGCCGTGGAGCTCGACGACGGCTCCTACCGCGTCAGCGCCCGGATGAGCATTGACGACCTCGGCGAGCTTTTTGACATCGAGCTCGACGACGACGAAGTGGACACCGTGGGCGGCCTCCTGGCCAAAGCGCTGGGGCGCGTGCCCATCGTCGGCAGCCATGTGGAAGTGGACGGGGTGTCGCTGCGCGCCGACCGGCTCGAAGGACGCCGGAACCGCGTCAGCCACATCATTGCGGCGCCCGTTCCAAAAGTAGACACTGACCTTGAAGACCTCTTCCAAGAGGCGGAAGCAACCCAGCAGGGAGTTCCACGTGAGCAAGAAAAATAA
- a CDS encoding M13 family metallopeptidase: MPISGIDLSTFDNTVRPQDDLYQHVNGAWLKATEIPDDRPLEGTFTALRDGSEIAVRDIIEEAAAKGADASGIERKVGGLYSSFMDEAAAEAKGMEPIRQRLADVFATTSVADLVSLAGRLFRADVGGLFYIYPAPDAGNPDRVLLYTGQGGLGLPDESYYRDEKFSAMVTAYEAHVRRMLDLAEVPDAGAAAARVVELETKLASHHWDNVTLRDPQKTYNLKTADEASAMFPLLSIWFEAAGIDEAKRQEIVVSTPPFFDGAAGLLESEPLAHWQEWLAMRVVSAAAPYLSSAFVDANFAFYGTTISGTPRNKDRWKRGVGVVEGALGEAVGQIYVARHFPETHKARMQTLVGNLIEAYRQSITAVGWMGEATKAEALRKLEGFRAKIGYPEEWIDYSAVEIDPADLLGNVERAHNADVNRHLDEVGKPVDRNKWLMTPQTVNAYYHPMMNEIVFPAAILQPPFFTADADDAVNYGGIGAVIGHEIGHGFDDQGSQFDGGGALRNWWTEEDRKAFEQLTAKLVAQYDALSPYAAPGHNVNGRLTLGENIGDLAGLAIAYKAYLISLDGKEPEVLDGLTGQQRFFASWAAGWRQVIRSEEAIRRLATDPHSPNEFRTNAIARNLDAFHEAFDVTDQDGMWMAPGERVSIW, translated from the coding sequence GTGCCCATTTCGGGGATCGACCTGTCCACCTTTGATAACACCGTCCGGCCGCAGGATGACCTCTACCAGCACGTGAACGGGGCCTGGCTCAAGGCCACCGAGATTCCCGATGACCGGCCCCTCGAAGGAACTTTCACCGCGCTGCGCGACGGATCGGAGATCGCCGTCCGCGACATTATCGAGGAAGCCGCAGCGAAGGGCGCGGACGCCAGCGGCATCGAACGGAAAGTAGGCGGGCTCTACAGCAGCTTCATGGACGAAGCAGCCGCAGAGGCCAAGGGGATGGAACCGATCCGCCAGCGCCTGGCCGACGTTTTTGCCACCACGTCCGTGGCGGACCTTGTGTCCCTTGCCGGCCGCCTGTTCCGGGCAGATGTTGGCGGACTTTTCTACATCTACCCGGCACCGGATGCAGGGAACCCGGACCGCGTCCTCCTCTACACGGGACAGGGCGGCCTCGGGTTGCCGGACGAGTCCTACTACCGGGATGAAAAGTTCTCGGCGATGGTCACCGCCTACGAGGCACATGTACGCAGGATGCTGGATCTGGCGGAGGTGCCGGATGCCGGTGCCGCCGCCGCACGGGTGGTGGAGCTGGAAACAAAGCTGGCCTCACATCACTGGGACAACGTGACGCTGCGGGATCCGCAGAAGACCTACAACCTGAAGACGGCAGACGAGGCCTCGGCAATGTTCCCGCTGCTGTCCATCTGGTTCGAAGCCGCCGGCATCGATGAGGCGAAGCGGCAGGAGATTGTGGTGAGCACTCCGCCGTTCTTCGACGGCGCCGCCGGGCTCCTCGAGTCCGAGCCTTTGGCCCATTGGCAGGAATGGCTTGCCATGCGCGTGGTCAGTGCGGCCGCACCCTACCTGTCCTCGGCTTTCGTCGATGCCAACTTCGCGTTCTACGGGACCACTATCAGCGGAACGCCGCGGAACAAGGACCGCTGGAAGCGCGGCGTGGGCGTGGTGGAGGGTGCCCTCGGCGAAGCCGTTGGGCAGATCTATGTTGCCCGGCACTTCCCGGAAACCCACAAGGCGCGGATGCAGACCCTTGTTGGCAACCTGATTGAGGCCTACCGGCAGAGCATCACCGCCGTGGGCTGGATGGGTGAGGCCACCAAGGCGGAGGCGCTGCGGAAACTGGAAGGGTTCCGCGCAAAGATCGGCTACCCGGAGGAATGGATTGACTACTCCGCCGTGGAGATCGACCCGGCTGATCTCCTGGGCAACGTGGAACGCGCCCACAATGCCGACGTTAACCGGCACCTGGACGAGGTGGGCAAGCCTGTGGACCGCAACAAGTGGCTGATGACCCCGCAGACCGTCAACGCGTACTACCACCCGATGATGAACGAGATTGTGTTCCCGGCCGCGATCCTGCAGCCGCCGTTCTTCACCGCCGACGCTGACGATGCCGTCAACTACGGCGGCATTGGGGCGGTCATCGGTCATGAGATCGGCCACGGATTCGATGACCAGGGGTCCCAGTTCGACGGCGGCGGGGCGCTTCGGAACTGGTGGACCGAAGAGGACCGCAAGGCCTTCGAGCAGCTGACTGCGAAGCTGGTTGCCCAGTATGACGCCCTTTCCCCCTATGCCGCGCCCGGGCATAACGTCAATGGCCGGCTCACGCTTGGCGAGAACATCGGCGACCTTGCCGGCCTGGCCATTGCCTACAAGGCCTACCTGATCAGCCTTGACGGCAAGGAGCCCGAGGTCCTGGACGGCCTCACCGGGCAGCAACGTTTTTTTGCTTCCTGGGCCGCTGGCTGGCGGCAGGTCATCCGGAGCGAGGAGGCGATCCGCCGGCTGGCCACGGACCCGCACTCCCCCAACGAGTTCCGGACCAACGCCATCGCCAGGAACCTGGACGCCTTCCACGAAGCGTTCGACGTGACTGACCAGGACGGCATGTGGATGGCCCCCGGGGAGCGCGTCAGCATCTGGTAG
- a CDS encoding GerMN domain-containing protein, producing the protein MVLAGLLAAVPVLTGCIAEPGPSPTGALASSPAATGGVSGAPSTSAPLETTQSSNKAPVYWIGRSNSNVFLYREFRDVPEQENPVTRALRAMMSEKPLDPDFFTPWQNPKQLATSISGKDVITVDVSEDAFNSNLDADMAARAIQQLVYTATAAAASSGLIDSGQQIRVRILVDGHTDYVAFNHVQLGSLMARTAGLVAPVWIIDPQENVEVADGSVKITGRSTAAGGKLRWQILRLEENGNKTPFLTGETTAAADPAQAGVFTLALTLPSGDYELRVGQTSNPDGQQNGTEDTRGFKVR; encoded by the coding sequence ATGGTTCTTGCCGGGCTCCTTGCCGCCGTCCCTGTCCTCACCGGCTGTATCGCTGAACCGGGGCCATCGCCCACGGGCGCCCTTGCCTCCAGCCCCGCCGCCACGGGCGGCGTGTCTGGCGCACCGTCCACCAGTGCGCCGCTGGAAACAACACAGTCCTCCAACAAGGCGCCGGTCTACTGGATTGGCCGCAGCAACAGCAACGTGTTCCTGTACCGCGAGTTCAGGGATGTTCCCGAGCAGGAAAATCCCGTGACGCGGGCCCTGCGCGCCATGATGTCCGAAAAGCCCCTGGACCCGGATTTCTTCACACCGTGGCAGAACCCCAAACAGCTGGCAACCTCGATTTCCGGCAAGGACGTCATCACCGTTGACGTGTCGGAGGACGCCTTCAACAGCAACCTGGACGCCGATATGGCGGCACGGGCCATCCAGCAGCTGGTCTATACGGCCACCGCGGCTGCGGCGAGTTCCGGCCTGATTGACTCCGGCCAGCAGATTCGCGTGCGCATCCTGGTGGACGGGCACACAGATTACGTGGCGTTCAACCACGTGCAGCTGGGGTCCCTCATGGCCCGCACGGCCGGGCTCGTGGCTCCGGTGTGGATCATCGACCCGCAGGAAAACGTCGAGGTGGCGGACGGCAGCGTCAAGATCACCGGCCGGAGCACGGCCGCGGGCGGCAAGCTCCGCTGGCAGATCCTACGGTTGGAGGAGAACGGGAACAAGACACCATTCCTGACCGGCGAGACAACCGCCGCGGCGGACCCTGCCCAGGCGGGAGTCTTTACGCTGGCCCTGACCCTGCCCTCCGGCGACTACGAGCTCCGGGTCGGGCAAACGTCCAACCCCGATGGCCAGCAAAACGGCACCGAAGATACCCGGGGATTCAAAGTACGGTGA
- the dnaJ gene encoding molecular chaperone DnaJ, producing the protein MSSHYEVLGVSPDATGEEIKKAYRKLARTLHPDVNPGEDVADRFKAVTHAYEVLSDPQKRRVYDTTGNENGTDNGFGGGAYAGQGFAFQDIFDTFFGAGGSSGPASRVRRGQDALISVRIELRDAVFGVNRKLEVDTAVVCPTCEGSCCRPGTHPERCDICGGSGQVQRAVRSILGQVMTAAPCGTCEGFGTVIKDPCNECSGQGRIRSRRSLTIKVPAGVATGTRIQLSGQGEAGPAGGPAGDLYVEIRVNNDATYVREGDDLHATLNIPMTAAALGTDVTLETFDGPQEIDVKAGTQSGEIITLRGLGVTHLRGYGRGDLKVHLQVETPAKLDAAQEDLLRQLARLRGEQITEGKLAASGGMFAKLRDRFGNL; encoded by the coding sequence TTGAGCAGCCACTACGAAGTCCTTGGAGTCTCACCGGATGCAACCGGGGAAGAGATCAAGAAGGCCTACCGCAAGCTGGCCCGCACCCTTCACCCGGACGTTAACCCCGGTGAAGATGTAGCAGACCGCTTCAAGGCCGTGACCCACGCCTACGAAGTTCTCTCCGATCCCCAGAAGCGCCGGGTGTACGACACCACCGGCAACGAGAACGGTACGGACAACGGGTTCGGCGGCGGAGCGTACGCCGGCCAGGGCTTCGCCTTCCAGGACATCTTCGATACGTTCTTTGGCGCCGGCGGTTCCTCCGGGCCTGCATCGCGTGTCCGGCGCGGCCAGGACGCCCTCATCAGCGTCCGGATCGAACTTCGCGACGCCGTTTTCGGCGTCAACAGGAAGCTCGAAGTGGATACGGCAGTGGTCTGCCCAACTTGCGAAGGCTCGTGCTGCAGGCCGGGCACCCACCCCGAGCGCTGCGACATCTGCGGCGGCAGCGGCCAGGTCCAGCGGGCGGTCCGGTCCATCCTGGGCCAGGTCATGACCGCCGCCCCGTGCGGCACCTGCGAAGGCTTCGGCACCGTCATCAAGGACCCCTGCAACGAGTGCAGCGGGCAGGGCCGCATCCGCAGCCGGCGTTCGCTGACCATCAAGGTTCCCGCCGGCGTTGCCACGGGCACCCGCATCCAGCTCTCCGGCCAGGGCGAGGCCGGTCCTGCCGGCGGCCCCGCCGGAGACCTGTACGTTGAAATCCGGGTCAACAACGATGCCACCTATGTCCGGGAGGGCGACGACCTGCACGCCACCCTGAACATCCCCATGACCGCAGCCGCGCTGGGAACAGACGTCACCCTGGAAACCTTCGACGGTCCCCAGGAGATCGATGTCAAGGCAGGAACGCAGTCCGGGGAAATCATCACCTTGCGCGGGCTGGGTGTGACCCACCTGCGCGGTTACGGCCGTGGTGACTTGAAGGTCCATCTGCAGGTGGAGACGCCGGCGAAGCTGGACGCGGCGCAGGAGGACCTGCTGCGCCAGCTCGCCAGGTTGCGCGGCGAGCAGATCACGGAGGGCAAGCTGGCCGCCAGCGGCGGTATGTTCGCCAAGCTCCGGGACCGGTTCGGTAACCTGTAG
- the ybeY gene encoding rRNA maturation RNase YbeY, with protein MSIEVNNESGIQVDESELVALSRYIFEQLYIHPQAELSILLVDEPAMEKLHIELMDEPGATDVLSVPMDELTPGTPDRPTPQGMLGDIAVCPQVAKVQAKNAGHSLQDEMLLLTTHGILHLLGYDHAEPEEKAEMFGLQRELLSGFTGKEAPAETIQ; from the coding sequence GTGAGCATCGAGGTGAACAACGAGTCCGGCATCCAGGTGGACGAATCTGAACTCGTTGCGCTGTCCAGGTACATCTTCGAGCAGTTGTACATCCACCCGCAGGCCGAACTGTCCATCCTCCTTGTGGACGAGCCAGCCATGGAGAAGCTTCACATCGAACTGATGGACGAGCCCGGCGCCACGGACGTCCTGTCAGTGCCCATGGACGAGCTGACCCCGGGGACTCCGGACCGGCCCACGCCACAGGGCATGCTCGGGGACATCGCCGTTTGCCCGCAGGTGGCCAAGGTCCAGGCCAAGAATGCCGGCCACTCGCTGCAGGATGAAATGCTGTTGCTGACCACGCACGGCATCCTGCACCTGTTGGGCTACGACCATGCTGAACCTGAGGAGAAGGCCGAGATGTTCGGCCTCCAGCGCGAACTCCTGTCCGGCTTCACCGGCAAAGAAGCGCCCGCCGAGACTATCCAGTGA
- a CDS encoding LCP family protein, giving the protein MRDNGADVSAGGPRSRHAEDGTVGAARHLGPERGMPVWLKIVTGILSLAMIGALAFAGFWFVRLQSNISKAPLNAGGGSTDGPVSDATGRMQILILGSDTRDGLNGEYGTSDDSKGYGKSDVMMLMDISEDNKRVSVISFPRDLLVDIPECKDEKTKQTFPARSGVMINEAMGEAGIGCAVDTVNKLTGLTVDHFMMADFNAVKELSNAVGGVDVCISDAVYDPDSRLRLPKGTSAVQGEMALAFLRTRHAFADGGDLGRIKAQQGFLSSLTRKIKDEGTLSDPGRMLKIADVVTQNLTVDEGLASVPTLLTIGNRLKDIDISKVAFVAVPTTPALVDPNRLQIAEPAGSQLFSALQRDIDLTDPTAPTTPAPSETPSAAPSETATPLPPYDKAVQPVTVANGSGLPGRAQEIVQALVSGGFTQTGRFEAVAVDQSVVYYGTGFEDVAADVAAQLGIPAAQILPAPAVSGVQVYLGTDFTSGTTYGANVALPDDIVNQTAGDATCQQANPMLIVNN; this is encoded by the coding sequence ATGCGCGATAACGGAGCTGACGTGTCAGCCGGGGGACCAAGGTCCAGGCACGCGGAAGACGGCACCGTTGGAGCCGCGCGCCACCTGGGCCCCGAGCGGGGAATGCCGGTGTGGTTGAAGATCGTCACAGGCATTCTGTCGCTGGCGATGATCGGCGCCCTTGCGTTTGCCGGATTCTGGTTCGTGCGGCTGCAAAGCAATATTTCCAAAGCTCCGCTGAACGCAGGCGGGGGCAGTACTGACGGTCCGGTGAGTGACGCCACCGGGCGGATGCAGATCCTGATCCTGGGCTCGGACACCCGCGACGGCCTGAACGGCGAGTACGGCACCTCTGATGATTCAAAGGGCTATGGCAAGTCCGACGTCATGATGTTGATGGATATCTCCGAGGACAACAAGCGCGTCAGCGTGATCAGCTTTCCGCGCGACCTCCTGGTTGACATTCCGGAGTGCAAGGACGAGAAGACCAAGCAGACCTTCCCTGCCCGCAGTGGTGTGATGATCAATGAGGCCATGGGTGAGGCGGGCATCGGCTGCGCGGTGGACACCGTCAACAAGTTGACCGGGTTGACTGTGGACCACTTCATGATGGCGGACTTCAACGCGGTGAAGGAACTGTCCAATGCCGTGGGAGGTGTGGACGTCTGCATCAGCGACGCCGTCTACGACCCCGATTCGCGGCTTCGGCTGCCCAAGGGAACCTCAGCCGTCCAGGGTGAAATGGCGCTTGCCTTCCTGCGCACCCGCCATGCATTTGCCGACGGCGGCGACCTCGGCCGCATCAAGGCGCAGCAAGGCTTCCTTTCTTCGCTCACCCGGAAAATCAAGGATGAAGGAACGCTGTCCGATCCCGGCAGGATGCTGAAGATCGCCGACGTCGTCACCCAAAACCTGACCGTGGACGAGGGACTGGCTTCGGTTCCCACGCTGCTGACCATCGGCAACCGGCTCAAGGACATCGATATCAGCAAGGTAGCCTTCGTGGCCGTTCCCACCACGCCGGCGCTTGTTGACCCGAACAGGCTCCAGATTGCCGAACCGGCCGGCTCGCAGCTGTTCTCCGCCCTGCAACGGGACATCGACCTGACAGACCCGACGGCGCCCACCACACCTGCACCCAGCGAGACGCCCTCAGCAGCTCCGTCGGAGACGGCCACCCCGCTCCCGCCCTACGACAAGGCGGTCCAGCCTGTCACTGTGGCCAATGGCAGCGGCCTTCCCGGCCGCGCCCAGGAGATCGTCCAGGCCCTGGTCTCCGGCGGGTTCACCCAGACCGGACGGTTTGAGGCAGTGGCCGTGGACCAGTCCGTGGTCTACTACGGGACCGGCTTCGAGGACGTAGCCGCCGACGTCGCCGCCCAGCTGGGGATACCCGCGGCACAGATCCTGCCCGCTCCGGCAGTATCGGGTGTCCAGGTTTACCTCGGCACCGACTTCACCTCGGGTACCACCTATGGTGCGAACGTGGCGCTGCCCGATGACATTGTCAACCAGACCGCCGGCGATGCCACCTGCCAGCAGGCCAACCCGATGCTGATCGTCAACAACTAG
- a CDS encoding 16S rRNA (uracil(1498)-N(3))-methyltransferase encodes MSNPVFFTASGSLDQMAPEGRFVLEGPEARHAVTVKRLAPGEPVDIVDGAGTRMSGKVLAASPSGLEVECTAVVVEERPGVRLVLVQALAKGDRDELAIETATELGIDAVIPWQSERSIVRWKGDRAAKAHAKWQSVVTAAAKQARRAWIPEVRAAVDTAGLAAAAGAADLAVILHEDAVRPLRVVLESWLSTDAAEGPREIFLIVGPEGGISQREVTKLCGQGAVTALLGHHVLRSSTAGPAAVVLASDVLGRWAAPAA; translated from the coding sequence GTGAGCAACCCCGTCTTTTTCACGGCGTCCGGGTCCTTGGACCAGATGGCACCCGAAGGACGTTTTGTCCTTGAGGGACCTGAGGCCCGGCACGCAGTGACCGTCAAACGGCTGGCTCCCGGCGAGCCCGTGGACATCGTGGACGGCGCCGGCACCCGAATGAGCGGGAAAGTGCTGGCAGCCTCCCCGTCCGGGCTCGAGGTCGAATGCACAGCCGTGGTGGTTGAGGAGCGGCCCGGCGTCAGGCTGGTGCTGGTCCAGGCCCTTGCCAAGGGCGACCGGGATGAGCTGGCCATCGAAACCGCCACCGAACTGGGGATCGACGCCGTTATACCGTGGCAGTCCGAAAGGTCCATCGTGCGCTGGAAGGGGGACCGGGCGGCCAAGGCCCATGCAAAGTGGCAGTCTGTAGTTACCGCGGCTGCCAAACAGGCCCGGCGGGCCTGGATCCCCGAGGTGCGTGCCGCCGTCGACACTGCCGGTCTCGCTGCTGCTGCCGGGGCGGCCGACCTCGCCGTTATCCTGCACGAGGACGCCGTGCGTCCACTGCGGGTGGTCCTGGAATCGTGGCTCTCGACTGATGCTGCAGAAGGGCCGCGGGAAATATTCCTGATTGTCGGCCCCGAAGGGGGCATCAGCCAGCGCGAGGTGACAAAACTGTGCGGCCAGGGAGCCGTGACTGCCCTGCTGGGACACCATGTGCTGCGCTCATCAACCGCCGGTCCGGCCGCCGTCGTGCTTGCCAGCGATGTCCTGGGCCGCTGGGCGGCGCCCGCAGCCTGA
- a CDS encoding PhoH family protein has product MTESANGKRRLVTGEGAAGEFPHTLPGVRTEVVLFDSSDQMVQSLGSHDEALRFIEEQFPDVNFHVRGNELSISGPATDVPRIMRLLHEVRGLVARGTVISPAVLQQLVALLRTQSLQNPVDVLTHDILSSRGKTIRPKTLNQKNYVDAIDANTVIFGIGPAGTGKTYLAMAKAVQALQQKEVSRIILTRPAVEAGERLGFLPGTLSDKIDPYLRPLYDALHDMMDPESIPRLMAAGTIEVAPLAYMRGRTLNDAFIILDEAQNTTPEQMKMFLTRLGFGSKMVVTGDITQVDLPFGTRSGLRIVEEILHGIDDVNFSVLDAADVVRHRLVGDIVNAYSIWDDAQRNRMKHSASREKRGERA; this is encoded by the coding sequence ATGACTGAATCAGCTAACGGAAAGCGCAGGCTTGTCACCGGCGAAGGCGCCGCAGGGGAATTTCCCCACACACTCCCTGGCGTCCGCACCGAAGTGGTCCTCTTCGACAGCTCAGACCAGATGGTTCAATCCCTCGGCAGCCATGATGAAGCGCTGCGGTTCATTGAAGAACAGTTCCCCGACGTGAACTTCCACGTCCGCGGCAACGAGCTTTCCATCAGCGGACCGGCTACGGACGTGCCACGGATCATGCGGCTCCTCCACGAGGTCCGGGGACTGGTGGCACGCGGAACCGTCATCAGCCCGGCAGTACTGCAGCAACTCGTAGCACTGCTCCGAACCCAGTCCTTGCAGAACCCGGTGGACGTGCTGACCCATGACATCCTGTCCAGCCGCGGCAAAACGATCCGCCCCAAGACGCTGAACCAAAAGAACTACGTTGACGCCATCGACGCCAACACCGTAATTTTCGGGATCGGTCCGGCCGGCACCGGCAAGACCTACCTCGCCATGGCCAAGGCCGTCCAGGCCCTGCAGCAAAAAGAGGTCAGCCGCATCATCCTGACCCGCCCCGCAGTGGAAGCAGGGGAGCGGCTTGGCTTCCTCCCCGGCACCTTGAGCGACAAAATCGATCCGTACCTGCGTCCGCTGTATGACGCCCTGCACGACATGATGGACCCGGAGTCGATTCCGAGGCTCATGGCAGCAGGAACCATTGAGGTGGCGCCACTGGCCTACATGCGCGGCCGCACCCTCAATGACGCCTTCATCATCCTCGACGAGGCCCAAAACACCACGCCGGAGCAGATGAAGATGTTCCTCACCAGGCTGGGATTCGGGTCCAAGATGGTGGTCACGGGCGATATCACCCAGGTGGACCTGCCGTTCGGCACGCGCTCCGGGCTGCGGATCGTGGAGGAAATCCTGCATGGCATTGACGATGTGAACTTCTCCGTCCTGGACGCCGCAGACGTGGTCCGCCACCGGCTGGTGGGCGACATCGTTAACGCCTACAGCATCTGGGACGACGCCCAGCGGAACAGGATGAAGCATTCGGCAAGCCGGGAAAAACGGGGGGAACGCGCGTGA
- the era gene encoding GTPase Era, with protein MSKKNKAAGEEDFGGFRAGFSVLVGRPNAGKSTLTNALVGKKVAITSAKPQTTRHTIRGIVHREDAQLILVDTPGLHRPRTLLGKRLNDLVADTLAEVDAIGFCLPANEKIGPGDKFIAAQLAAVGRKPVIAIVTKADLVDRQALTEQLLAVAALGREVLGEEGWKDIVPVSATDGFQVETVADVLISHMPPSPPLYPDGELTDEPEAVMVAELIREAALEGVRDELPHSLAVVVEEIVPREDRPDDNPLLDVRVNLYVERPSQKAIIIGKGGSRLREVGTNARKGIEALLGTRIYLDLHVKVAKDWQRDPKQLVKLGF; from the coding sequence GTGAGCAAGAAAAATAAGGCCGCCGGCGAAGAGGATTTCGGCGGTTTCCGCGCAGGGTTTTCGGTCCTGGTGGGCCGTCCCAATGCCGGAAAATCCACCCTGACCAACGCACTGGTGGGCAAGAAGGTGGCCATTACCTCCGCCAAGCCCCAAACCACCCGCCACACTATCCGCGGCATCGTCCACCGGGAGGACGCGCAGCTGATCCTGGTGGACACCCCCGGCCTGCACCGGCCCCGCACCCTGCTCGGCAAGCGCCTGAACGATCTTGTGGCCGACACCCTGGCCGAGGTGGACGCCATTGGCTTCTGCCTTCCCGCCAACGAAAAAATCGGCCCGGGCGACAAATTCATCGCGGCCCAGCTCGCCGCCGTCGGCCGCAAGCCCGTCATCGCCATTGTCACCAAGGCGGACCTGGTGGACAGGCAGGCCCTGACGGAACAGCTCCTGGCCGTGGCCGCGCTCGGACGCGAAGTGCTGGGGGAGGAAGGCTGGAAGGATATCGTTCCGGTGTCCGCCACGGACGGCTTCCAGGTGGAAACCGTCGCCGACGTGCTGATCAGCCACATGCCGCCGTCGCCCCCGCTCTACCCCGATGGGGAGCTGACCGATGAACCGGAAGCAGTGATGGTCGCCGAGCTCATCCGGGAAGCGGCGCTGGAAGGGGTCCGGGACGAGTTGCCGCACTCGCTTGCGGTGGTTGTGGAAGAGATCGTTCCCCGGGAGGACCGTCCGGACGATAACCCCCTCCTGGACGTGCGCGTGAACCTCTACGTGGAGCGCCCGTCGCAGAAGGCCATCATCATTGGCAAAGGCGGCAGCCGGCTGCGCGAAGTGGGCACCAACGCACGCAAGGGAATCGAGGCGCTCCTGGGGACGCGCATCTACCTGGACCTGCATGTAAAAGTTGCCAAGGACTGGCAGCGGGACCCGAAACAGCTGGTCAAGCTGGGCTTCTGA